One region of Streptomyces davaonensis JCM 4913 genomic DNA includes:
- a CDS encoding WhiB family transcriptional regulator: MQLEAHAPSVPPSETIPPPGLTEDSTLTPLTALTALDDAIENLGVPVPCRSYDPEVFFAESPADVEYAKSLCRTCPLMEACLAGAKERREPWGVWGGELFVQGVVVARKRPRGRPRKNPVTA, encoded by the coding sequence GTGCAACTCGAAGCGCACGCCCCGTCCGTACCGCCTTCCGAAACGATCCCCCCGCCCGGCCTCACGGAGGACTCCACCTTGACCCCGCTCACCGCGCTCACCGCGCTCGACGACGCCATCGAGAACCTCGGCGTACCCGTCCCCTGCCGCTCCTACGACCCGGAGGTCTTCTTCGCCGAGTCGCCGGCGGACGTCGAGTACGCCAAGTCCCTCTGCCGCACCTGCCCGCTGATGGAGGCCTGCCTCGCCGGCGCCAAGGAGCGGCGTGAGCCCTGGGGCGTCTGGGGTGGCGAGCTGTTCGTCCAGGGTGTCGTCGTCGCCCGGAAGCGGCCGCGTGGTCGCCCGCGCAAGAACCCGGTCACGGCATGA